The following are encoded together in the Pygocentrus nattereri isolate fPygNat1 chromosome 15, fPygNat1.pri, whole genome shotgun sequence genome:
- the lmnb2 gene encoding lamin-B2, with translation MATATPSRAAAATPLSPTRISRLQEKEELRHLNDRLAVYIDRVRALELENDRLMVKVSEKEEVTTREVTGIKSLYEAELADARRVLDETARERAKLQIDLGKVNAELEEVTKNFKKRDGDLALAQARIRDLESQYNQSEAALSTAVSENAALSAELADLKNQLSKAEDAHAVAKKQLEAETLMRVDLENRCQSLTEELQFRKSMFEEEVRESRRRHEKRMVEVDSGAKQEYEFKLTQALQDLRKQHEDQVSLYKEELEQTFQAKLDNAKVSSDLNDKAVSTAREELQEARVRIESLSYQLSALQKQAAAAEERVRELEDILNSERDKHRRLMDGKEREMAEMRDRMQLQLNEYQELLDVKLALDMEINAYRKLLEGEEDRLKLSPSPSSRVTVTRSTASSSSRTTRAKRKRVEEELVSAPNVHISQQAEATGGITIEEIDLEGKSVTLKNNSDKDQSLGSWRLKRQIGEGEEIAYKFSPKFVLKAGQTVTVWAADAGVAHSPPSDLLWKSQSSWGTGDETLTLLVNSDGEEVAKRTVTKSVVEIENGDDEEQDFGDEDLFHQQGDPKTRSRECAVM, from the exons ATGGCCACCGCCACACCGAGCCGAGCCGCGGCCGCCACGCCGCTCTCCCCGACCCGCATCTCCCGCTTGCAGGAGAAAGAGGAGCTGCGGCACCTGAACGACAGGCTAGCCGTGTACATTGACCGCGTGCGGGcactggagctggagaacgacaGGCTCATGGTCAAAGTCTCGGAGAAGGAGGAAGTCACGACCAGAGAG GTAACAGGAATTAAGTCTCTGTATGAGGCAGAGCTGGCCGATGCCAGGCGCGTTCTCGACGAGACCGCACGAGAGAGGGCGAAGTTGCAGATCGATCTGGGCAAGGTCAACGCTGAACTTGAGGAGGTCACTAAGAA CTTTAAAAAGAGGGATGGAGACCTGGCTTTGGCTCAGGCCCGTATCAGGGACCTGGAGTCTCAGTATAACCAGAGCGAGGCAGCCCTCAGCACGGCTGTTAGCGAGAATGCAGCACTCTCTGCGGAACTGGCTGACCTGAAAAATCAGCTGTCTAAG GCTGAGGATGCTCACGCAGTGGCTAAGAAGCAGCTGGAGGCTGAAACTCTGATGCGAGTGGATCTGGAGAACCGCTGCCAGAGCCTGACTGAGGAACTGCAGTTCAGGAAGAGCATGTTTGAGGAG GAGGTGCGTGAGTCCAGGAGACGCCATGAGAAGCGAATGGTGGAGGTGGACTCTGGGGCCAAGCAGGAATATGAGTTCAAATTGACCCAGGCCCTGCAGGATCTCCGCAAGCAGCACGAAGATCAAGTCAGCCTCTACAAAGAGGAGTTGGAGCAAACATTCCAGGCTAAG CTGGATAATGCCAAGGTGTCATCTGACCTCAATGACAAGGCAGTGAGTACAGCACGAGAGGAGCTGCAGGAGGCTCGCGTGAGGATCGAGAGTCTGAGCTATCAGCTCTCTGCTCTCCAGAAACAG GCGGCGGCAGCAGAGGAGCGCGTGCGGGAGCTGGAAGACATACTGAACAGCGAGCGCGATAAGCATCGTAGGCTGATGGATGGCAAAGAGCGCGAGATGGCTGAGATGAGGGACCGCATGCAGCTGCAGCTTAATGAGTACCAGGAACTGCTGGATGTCAAACTGGCCCTGGACATGGAGATCAACGCTTACAGGAAGCTGCTGGAAGGAGAGGAGGACAG GCTGAAGCTTTCCCCCAGCCCCTCTTCTCGAGTGACTGTCACCCGaagcacagccagcagttctTCTCGCACCACTCGTGCCAAGAGGAAGCGTGTGGAAGAGGAACTGGTCAGTGCGCCCAATGTTCACATCAGTCAGCAGGCTGAGGCTACAGGTGGCATCACTATTGAGGAGATTGACCTGGAGGGAAAATCTGTCACCCTTAAGAACAACTCTGATAAG gatcaATCTCTGGGAAGCTGGCGGCTAAAGAGGCAAattggagaaggagaagaaattGCCTACAAGTTCAGCCCCAAATTTGTCCTGAAAGCAGGCCAGACTGTTACG GTATGGGCTGCAGATGCAGGTGTGGCTCACAGCCCCCCCTCAGATTTGCTGTGGAAGAGCCAGAGCAGCTGGGGCACTGGAGACGAAACCCTCACCTTGTTGGTGAACTCGGATGGAGAG GAGGTGGCAAAACGAACAGTCACGAAAAGTGTGGTAGAGATAGAGAATGGAGACGATGAGGAACAAGACTTCGGGGATGAAGATCTGTTCCACCAGCAG GGCGATCCAAAAACCCGATCCAGAGAATGCGCTGTGATGTGA
- the rpl36 gene encoding 60S ribosomal protein L36 — protein sequence MAVRYPMAVGLRKGHPVTKNVSKPRHSRRRGRLTKHNKFVRDMIREVCGFAPYERRAMELLKVSKDKRALKFIKKRVGTHIRAKRKREELSTILAAMRKAAAKKE from the exons ATGGCGGTTAGGTATCCTATGGCGGTGGGCCTTCGTAAAGGCCACCCGGTGACCAAGAACGTATCCAAGCCCCGCCACAGCCGCAGGAGAGGG CGTTTGACCAAGCACAATAAATTTGTGCGTGATATGATCCGCGAGGTGTGTGGCTTCGCCCCCTACGAGCGCCGTGCTATGGAGTTGCTGAAGGTCTCCAAAGACAAGCGTGCCCTCAAGTTCATTAAGAAAAGG gTGGGAACTCACATTCGTGccaagagaaagagggaagagcTCAGCACCATCCTGGCTGCAATGAGAAAAGCTGCTGCCAAGAAGGAGTAA
- the lonp1 gene encoding lon protease homolog, mitochondrial produces the protein MAACMRLWAPYRRAVSSHAHGFSAQVRALFRSQTPGQSGCSSSRSYAYGLGGGSPRGVAPGIGTWRRVSAALPRGRDAPGLGWFVSCDRRGFAMGNRGSGAGGLSGEDGAESGGAGEDDAGEDGAGGGYGAPQMTALTPMMVPEVFPNVPLIAVARNPVFPRFIKIIEVKNKQLMDLLRRKVRLAQPYAGVFLKKDDGDESDVVESLDAVYNTGTFVQIHEMQDLGDKLRMIVMGHRRIRITKQLDVDVDEPVDSEGESKTPRRKSKRSRKDTGSLADAMVERVQDTEFVVEAVPLPNTNEVLMVEVDNVIHEEFQVTEEVKALTAEIVKTIRDIIALNPLYRESVLQMMQAGQRVVDNPIYLSDMGAALTGAESHELQDVLEETNIPKRLYKALSLLKKEYELSKLQQRLGREVEEKIKQTHRKYLLQEQLKIIKKELGLEKEDKDAIEEKFRERLKDRTVPEHIMEVINEELNKLSLLDNHSSEFNVTRNYLDWLTSMPWGINSVENLELARAKEVLEEDHYGMEDVKKRILEFIAVSQLRGSTQGKILCFYGPPGVGKTSIARSIARALNREYFRFSVGGMTDVAEIKGHRRTYVGAMPGKIIQCLKKTKTENPLVLIDEVDKIGRGYQGDPSSALLELLDPEQNANFLDHYLDVPVDLSKVLFICTANVIDTIPEPLRDRMEMINVSGYVAQEKLAIAERYLVPQLRALCGLDEQKTSISSEALNVLIRQYCRESGVRNLQKQVEKVFRKAAFRIVSDKETSIKVTAENLQDYVGKPLFTVDRMYDVTPPGVVMGLAWTAMGGSTLFIETSLRRPRTPKGKDGPTEGSLEVTGQLGDVMKESAKIAYTFARSFLMKEQPENDFLVGSHLHLHVPEGATPKDGPSAGCTIVTALLSLATNTPVRQNVAMTGEVSLTGKILPVGGIKEKTIAAKRAGVDCIILPAENKKDFSDLAEYITEGLEVHFAEHYEEIYKIVFPGQ, from the exons ATGGCGGCGTGCATGAGGCTGTGGGCTCCGTACCGACGGGCGGTCAGCAGCCACGCTCACGGCTTCAGCGCGCAGGTCAGAGCCCTGTTCCGGAGCCAGACACCCGGCCAGAGTGGGTGCAGCTCCAGCCGATCATATGCGTACGGCTTGGGCGGAGGGTCGCCGCGCGGCGTCGCGCCGGGGATCGGGACGTGGAGGCGGGTGTCCGCTGCGCTGCCCCGCGGCAGAGACGCTCCAGGACTCGGCTGGTTTGTCAGTTGCGACCGCCGGGGCTTCGCGATGGGGAACAGGGGCAGCGGAGCCGGCGGGCTGTCTGGGGAAGACGGAGCAGAGAGCGGGGGGGCTGGCGAGGACGATGCAGGCGAGGATGGAGCTGGAGGCGGCTACGGAGCTCCTCAGATGACCGCTTTGACACCCATGATGGTGCCCGAGGTTTTCCCCAACGTGCCGCTGATCGCGGTCGCCAGGAACCCCGTCTTCCCCCGGTTCATCAAGATCATCGAG GTGAAGAATAAGCAGCTGATGGATCTGCTGAGGAGAAAAGTACGACTCGCTCAGCCCTACGCTGGCGTCTTCCTGAAGAAGGATGATGG CGATGAGTCAGATGTGGTGGAGAGTTTGGACGCTGTCTACAACACGGGGACTTTTGTTCAGATCCATGAGATGCAAGACCTCGGCGACAAACTGCGCATGATTGTGATGGGACACAGGAG GATCCGGATTACTAAGCAACTGGACGTTGACGTTGATGAGCCAGTGGACTCTGAAGGGGAGTCCAAGACGCCCCGGCGAAAGTCGAAGCGGAGCCGTAAGGACACGGGCAGTTTAGCGGATGCGATGGTTGAGAGAGTGCAGGACACTGAGTTTGTGGTAGAGGCCGTTCCTCTGCCAAACACCAACGAGGTGCTCATGGTGGAGGTGGACAATGTCATACACGAAGAGTTCCAGGTCACAGAAGAAGTCAAG GCTCTGACTGCGGAGATTGTTAAGACCATCCGTGATATCATTGCTTTGAACCCTCTCTACAG GGAGTCTGTTCTGCAGATGATGCAGGCTGGACAGAGAGTAGTGGACAACCCTATTTACCTCAGTGACATGGGGGCTGCTCTAACTGGAGCAGAGTCACACGAGTTACAGGATGTTTTGGAGGAAACCAAT ATACCCAAACGACTATACAAAGCCCTCTCGCTGCTGAAAAAAGAATATGAGCTGAGTAAACTGCAGCAGCGCCTTGGCAGAGAG GtggaggagaagatcaagcaaACCCACAGAAAGTACCTCCTGCAGGAGCAGCTGAAGATCATTAAGAAGGAGCTGGGGCTGGAGAAGGAGGACAAGGATGCCATCGAGGAGAAATTCCGTGAGCGACTGAAGGACCGCACAGTGCCTGAACACATTATGGAGGTCATTAATGAGGAGCTGAACAAACTGAGCCTTCTGGACAATCATTCCTCAGAGTTCAA TGTTACAAGGAACTACCTGGACTGGCTGACCTCCATGCCCTGGGGCATCAACAGTGTGGAGAACCTGGAATTGGCCAGAGCCAAAGAGGTGCTGGAGGAGGACCATTATGGAATGGAAGATGTGAAGAAGCGCATTCTC GAGTTTATAGCGGTTAGCCAGCTGAGAGGCAGCACACAGGGAAAGATCCTGTGTTTCTATGGGCCACCCGGTGTGGGAAAGACCAGCATCGCCCGTTCCATTGCCAGAGCTCTTAACCGGGAATACTTCCGCTTCAGTGTGGGCGGCATGACTGACGTAGCTGAAATTAAGGGCCACAG GAGGACATATGTTGGAGCCATGCCTGGaaaaattattcagtgtttgaAGAAGACAAAGACGGAGAACCCACTGGTTCTCATTGATGAG GTTGACAAGATAGGCAGGGGTTACCAAGGTGATCCATCGTCTGCACTCTTGGAACTTTTGGACCCTGAACAGAATGCAAATTTTCTGGACCATTACTTAGATGTGCCTGTGGACCTGTCCAAG GTTCTCTTTATTTGTACCGCCAATGTGATCGACACCATTCCAGAACCTTTAAGAGACAGAATGGAAATGATCAACGTATCTGGCTATGTAGCTCAGGAGAAGCTGGCCATTGCAGAG AGATACCTGGTGCCCCAGTTGCGAGCCCTGTGTGGTTTAGATGAGCAGAAGACTAGCATCTCCTCCGAAGCTCTGAACGTTCTTATCCGGCAGTACTGCAGAGAGAGTGGAGTCAGGAACCTCCAGAAACAGGTGGAGAAG GTTTTCCGGAAAGCAGCGTTCCGCATCGTTAGCGACAAGGAGACCTCCATCAAAGTAACAGCCGAAAATCTCCAGGACTATGTCGGCAAACCTCTCTTCACAGTGGACCGGATGTATGACGTCACTCCACCAGGGGTGGTCATGGGCCTGGCATGGACAGCTATGG GTGGCTCCACATTATTCATTGAGACATCTCTGAGGCGACCGAGGACCCCTAAGGGGAAAGACGGACCCACTGAAGGCTCACTGGAGGTCACTGGGCAGCTGGGAGATGTGATGAAGGAGAGTGCAAAGATCGCCTACACATTCGCCCGCTCTTTCCTCATGAAGGAACAGCCAGAAAACGACTTCCTTGTGGGCTCTCATCTGCACCTGCATGTGCCGGAG GGTGCCACCCCTAAAGATGGACCAAGCGCAGGCTGTACTATAGTGACGGCCCTGCTGTCCTTGGCCACGAACACACCAGTGCGGCAGAATGTGGCCATGACGGGAGAAGTGTCCCTGACCGGGAAGATTCTGCCAGTTGGAGGCATCAAGGAAAAGACTATTGCG GCTAAGAGAGCTGGCGTAGACTGCATCATCCTCCCTGCTGAAAACAAGAAAGACTTCTCGGACCTGGCCGAGTACATCACAGAAGGCCTGGAGGTGCACTTTGCTGAACATTATGAGGAGATTTACAAGATCGTGTTTCCCGGACAGTGA